Within Lolium rigidum isolate FL_2022 chromosome 5, APGP_CSIRO_Lrig_0.1, whole genome shotgun sequence, the genomic segment CAAACGCCCAATTTATGTTCCTCGTGCTCATTGTGGAGCCTCAACTATTCCATGCCATTTGGGAGGCCGAAAGTACCAATTTCACTGCAacaacaagttttacttgtttgcTAGCCACATTTAGAAGTTCATTTATAATGTAGGGAAATCAAAGAATTCCAGTTCTGCTCTATGCTAACTTCATATTTCAATCTTATGTGCATTCTATTAGAAAAAAATGTTAGCATGCAACTTTCAGAACTTTACAAATGTTCAATGCATAATTGTAGGCACACAGCACTTGACTTCAGATGATGTAGGAACCTTTCCTCTTGGTTCATTCTCCATATATCGCTCTTCGAGATGGAACATATTTCAGTAAGTGACTTCCTTCTGCTTGTCAGAATCCTCTTGAAAGTTGAAACTGTATGATTTCGTCCTAATATCTTGTTACCAACAATCAAATACTGAAGCATTGCGAATTTTGTCTTCCTTTTTATCTTGGAAAATTTCTATAGAGTGGGCATCGATATAAGGAGTACAGGCCACGAAGAAGTAGCGGCTCTCCAACAAAACTACTTGTTGGGAAGGATGTACTTAAAGAATTGGAGCAAAGGCGGTCATCCCCCAGTGTGATCGCAAAGCTCATGGGAATTGACGTATTGCCACCTACTTATGTAGCCCATAATCGGCATCAAGAATTCAAGGATGTTTTTGAGGTCTCAGAGGAGCTACCACCGGAGACTGTCACAAAAGAGAGGTCACATCATTTCCCTAAAGGGCTGCCAAGCTTGAAGCGGAGCGCGATGAAATTGAAAAAACTCATGCCATCAAAGTCTCCCTATGGTGATGAAATATTTGACAATGATGCGGACTACAGAAATGGCTTGGATCGCCTGAACTCACTTGAAATAGACAATCCCTTGTTTGAGAAGCGCCCCCATGATGCGAATTACTACCCAAGCCGTCGGCATGAGAAAGATACTGCATCCAGTTTCAGGAAGTATCCTGTCGGTTTAGCTAATTCGTCACTTAGAGATATAAAAAATTCACCGAGAGGGGGTTACAGGGGTTTCAATGACATTGTCGTTTTGGAGCCTGGCTCGGGAAACAGCAATGATCCAGAGAACTCTTTTCCCATGCCGTTCCTCTCTCATGTCAACAGGAATTCCAGGAGAGATAGGAAAAGAAGCAGGCTGAGTCTGTTGTGATGAGCAAAGGCAGAGTTTCACAACATCTTTTGGACACTGAAGATCTTAATGCTGCTAGAATGAAAGGAGAAAGATACTTGACTAGTGATGCCAACAATTCACTGTCAACGAGACAGGAGGCATCGCTTGATCAATTCAACATGGTAGATATGAATAACAGTGGAACATCTCAGGGGTATGCTAGCAGTGACATTAATTCCAGGCAAAACAAGAAGTCATCACCAAATAGcttgcactggaaaatcttccggAAGTATGAGGAAGGTGATGTTGGTTCAAAAACTCTTGCACAGATGTTTGCTTTATCTGATTCAGAGAGAGTAAAGAGAAATTCAGACTCGCGTGCTCAGATCCAACACAATAGACTTGACCGGGGCAAAGGTCACAGCAAGGAAGGATGCTTTATAGTTTTACCAAAGCATGCACCTCCATCGTCTCTTCACAGCTCATTGGACAGGAGATCGCCCTCCGAAGGCTCTCCTGACAGTGAAAATTTCCCAAATCCTTCAGTTAGTTATGACAATGGCAAGTTCCATTTTGATTCTTTTCTGCCTAAACCAAGGCTCAAGCAGATTGCCGGTGAGAGGCAAGCCTTGGAGCAGCGCAGACCTGCTTCTCCTTCTCTTGATGATTCCAGATCCCATTCGTGGCGCCTAGCTGATAACGCTTCAACTTCTGACTGCATAAATGAGAAAGTATTGTTCACGACAGACGAGGGCTTAATCCAAGAGTCTGCTAAAACATCTCCTTCTGTGTTTCAGTTGCAATTCTCTCGGGAACAGAAGGTTTGTATCTCGTGTGCCATGAATTTAGTAAAGTAAAACCAAACTGAGTGGACATCAGGATAACTTTCTTGCATGTGGCAATACTGCTCTGTTGTTTTAATGAATTAAGCATTTTCTGAAATGATGTTCTACTATTAACTTCCAAGCATTAACAATCCAACTCCTTTGCAATTATAAGGATTCATCTATTGCTTTTAATCACATTCACAATTCATAATTTTATTGTTATCACAAGAACGTGTTGCTTCGATTCTATTTTTTTTTGGATGTGTTTCTTCTGTCCTATATAAAATCTAGTGTTTTCTAAAAAGACAAAATAACATTAATATGAACCCAGAATCATTGCAATAAGACTGTTTCAGTCACTGATCCTGAACTGTACACAGTTCATGATATTTTTTCGTTCTATGTTTGGTATTTTCAGGAGATCAGATGTACATTGTTCTAATGTAGCAGAGTACCTGGTGTTGTCATTCTAGTGCAGAGTGCCGTATTTAAACTCCCATCATTTTAAGCACTATCCACTGGACTCAGATGCAACTTTGATGTGTTGACAAGTTTAGAGCATTAAATATTCTCACCGAGAAGCCTAAGTTTGCACAACTCATTCAATTGTTACCATGTTTTTGTAGGCTTCATCATCGCCTTTGCAGTGTGGTGACTATGAATCCATATCTATTTCTAATCATGCTGTTCTGCCGAAGTCTCGTAAAAGCATGGAAGAGTTTGAGCAACCTAGCCCAGTTTCCATTCTTGAGCCCCCAACTGATGAAGATGGTTGTTCCTCTGGATTTTTCAAGAATGATTTGCAAGACATGCCCAGTAAGTGAGACAAACTATTTTTTCCCAGTGAAGTAATGTAGTTATGTAGAAGGCTGTACGCAGAGGCATATGCTAGTAAGTTCTTGTATGTTGTCAACTATCCTAAAACTAGAACTTAATACAAATAATTCATAATTTAAGCTAAAAACTTGCAGTATAACACCCGATATGCATTGTGAGTAACTAACATATTACAGCGTATTGCTCAAATAAAGAATTTAGGAAGTAGATTTAGTTGATTTATTGTCAGGACTCAGGAGTATAGCTATTTATTATAATTACACAAACAGATATGCttacaaaaatacaaataattccTAATTTGAGCTAAAAACTTGCAATATAACACCTGATACACATTATGAGTAACTAACATATTTGTTCAAATAAAGAATTTAGGAAGTAGAGTTAGTTGATTTATCATCAGGAGTATAGCTATTTATTACAATTACACAAACAGATATTTTTACAAAATGGTTGCATCGTTCTTTTATTAATTTGAACTTCTTTAATGATCTCAGATGTCGAGAAACAAATAGACCATTGTCGACTCCGAGATGAACCTGAGGTCTCCATGTCAAGTGATGATGACAATGATTCTTCTTACCAATCTTTGGAAGCATTTCAGGTTGAGGAGGACAGGGATTTCTCATATCTGCTTGACATACTTATATGCTCTGGTATGATAGTAACTGACTGGCAGCTCTTGTGCAACTCATGGCACTCGCCTGGTTTCCCTGTTGGCCCTCAAGTCTTTGAGAGGCTTGAGAGGAAGTACAACAAGATTACTTCATGGTCAAAGTCAGAAAGAAAACTTTTGTTTGATCTTGCGAATTCTGTTCTTTCCGATGTCCTTGCACCTTGCACCAATATACACCCATGGGTGGATTCTATTAGACGTTGCCAGCCTATCTGGGGCCCTGAAGGGCCTGTTGAGAAGGTTTGGCAGATGATGGCTAGGCAGCAAGAGGATCTGGCCATAGGGCATCCTGATGACAAGGTTTTGGACTCAAACTGGCTGGAAGTTGGTGATGACACATATATGGTCGGAAAGCAGATATCCATGATCTTATATGGTGACCTCTTGGAAGAAGTCATATTGGAATTCCTCTCACGGACGGTCGTTGCAGTTAGATGACATTGATAAAATTCAAAGAATCAATTCTATCGTAACAGAGTACAATGAGTACCTAAAAAAACAGAGTACAGTGAGGAGCCAAGTTTCTCCTGCACAATCTTAAGCGTATATTCTGTAACTGCTGCGTATAGAATATGTTGTTACAAACTGAAGAGCAAATAGTGCATGATATACTGGCCAAATGTCCTGTCCATTCAGTGGCGTGTGTAGTAACTAAAGATGTATGTCCAATACTTTGACGTATGTAGAGATGTTAGCTTCCATCATTCCATGATATCTTTGCTTGTTACTTTATCTAGATTTCAAATTGTACGGATTTTGTTTAGGATACAGTAGTTTCTAGTAAAGTATTTTCGATGTTCCAAATTAAGTGCTTTGTATAATGTGAAAAGTGATGCAACTTTGTCTTGATATGAATGTATTTGCATATTGAAATGCTTCTAGATATATCCGTATGTAGACAGAGCTGCATAAATTAATTTGGAACAGAGGCACAAGTAATATGCAGATCTGGTATGTAATCTCCAGTCCACGATAAATAATATTTGAAGTTTAAACCGGAGAATCTGAAAATGCATTTCTTATTTATACAACTTGCTAAAGCAAGCTCTGATGGTCTGACCTCGTGATTGTTGAACACTGCAGTTTGCGTAATCTGTTATTTGGTTCCAATTTTATGTTAGTGAAATGTAGTCTGTGAACACTGTAGTTCGGTCCTGGCCGTCAGTTTGCTCAAGTGTGAATCTGGCTATATAAACATGGAAACTATTACCGACTGATGGTCTTTACCACCTCACAAAACAAACACATCCAAATGCGTCCGGTGGCACAACATAAGAGTCTCACGAGCTAAAGACGTTAAACTCCTGAGCAGGCATTCTTTTCATCAAATAAGCAGCTGTTTTCACAATTTCACTCCACAGATTCTTAGGAACACCCATGGCTATCATGATGCAAAACTAGTGGTTTCTAAGAGATGTCCACTTTTTTCTTTCAGCCAGCTCATTGAAGTGCTTGGACAACTAGTTTGACAGATAATTCCAAAGCTTAAGAAGTATTCTTCAAATGGTTTCTTTACATATTTTATGCCATTCTCAGTTCAAACTATTTTCACCATGCAACGTATTGAATCATGATTACTTTATGAAAATCCTTTAAACGTTCAGACGCATCATTTTTACAGTTTTACTTGTCAGCACATACACAAGGTAATCCATACCTAACGTCGCAGTCAATAAATGTAGCAAATGAACGATTTTCATAAAAAGACCACACTCCACTGGAAACCATGCATGTGAGTGGATGGTATGGAATGGCACACACTTCTACAATCAGATGCTCTCTCCCAAAATATGTTTATGACTTCTTGCCGACGGTACCGAGATGGAAAGGGACTACTGAGCACTGATAGAATGAGAGTCGAACTCACAtgtctctcttttcatgttagtTAGAAAAGAAAGCCGCTATAAACAGCTCTGTATTAGCGAATTACCTTTGATTACTCTTCCCAGGCTAGTCAAACCATAGGATTTCAATTCACTTAGTTAACTTATTGGGCAGACAGGTGAGTTAGGAAATCCCGATaactcccacatgcttgggagttGGGAGAGTTTCTGCTTGCCTCGCTCGATGAACTATGGAGCGTATCTCTCAGTGGCACCCGCATTATTTAGCCCAGTTGATAAAAGTTGTGAAATAATATCAGAAAATTGATATTATGTGCAGCTATTACCTCAAGAATTTTAAGcaccaaactttatagatagcttaagaataaaaatgataagatCAAGTTTTTAAATGTAATGGAAAAATATGAATAGCTATTTCATCTGTTCCAAATTAAGTGTCACAATGTTTTGGTTAGACTTGTTTCCCACGTTTAATAAGTGTATATATACATTTTAAAAAAATAGCTGTGACACTTAATTTAAAATAAAGTTAGTAAGTTTTAGCTATATTTAAAATTTTACTTCTATCTTATATATCAAATTGTTATtcaatctttttcttttttagtgCAGTATGATTGAAATTTGTTATCTCGTCTTTGTGCATTGGGGCCGACTGAAAGCTCTGGAGCCTAGCCTGTTATCACGGGCATGGTTGGTTCCTCACATGGATTTCTTCCGGTTTTGAGATTTGGCCCAGATGCCGCATGGGTAGAAATTAAGCTTGGGCATGTTTCTGCACTTCATTTGGTTACTAACAAAATATTTTGGTGCACTTGTCCAACGTTTGTTTGCCCGCATTAGTGGATCTACTTGGTTGTAGAGAGAATTTCGGATGTTTGATTATATGAAAATTTAGGATGTGGTTACCTTATTTGAATACGGTGACCTTACCACGACCAAACTTATAGACTTTCAAAGCAAACACAACACACATAATTATTGCACTTAGACCGATAAGAGCATATTTAGTAAGCAGGTTAATATTTGTCTAACAGTAAGAAGTTCACACCAACAACTTTGATCAAATGCTAACATGTTTCACGGGCATATAAGCTCCTAAAACATTAGGGTCGATCTCTCATCAAAAGCCAACAAATAAGTTTGGAGCATCATCAGTTCATCATAAGAATCTCTCCCAGGTCAGCATGGTTTGTCCCTACGAACTTAGGGGCCTTTCCCGTGACCGCACTGGAGGTCCCAACCTTCAATGAGAACACAATGTGGCCATCGTTACAGTTGTCGCCCTCGTTGCGTGTGGCATTGAGCACACCGACGAGGCCAACTTGAGCACCTCCCTAGATCGTGGTCATCTCCCATGGTCAGCTTCTCAATCTAGCAAGCCACCGAGAGTTCTTCCGAGTATTTGTTGTTGATGTCaaagtgtaagggtatattgtccctatgtgtggttttggtaattaatgataacatccatggactaatgttttcattgagtttatatgaaggaatattccataggtactacttgtagtccatgtgttggattcaagtatggatgccatgatgataaaagatataccttgagtatcggcatcaagatcatcgatttgaagtcatatatgtgatatgatcgagaagaagaaatgaagatgaagttcttatgtgaaactcaatattagccatgctctaacttatgtgttaagcaatgaatgatcaagatcttgagtatttgattccaagtgaagaactcaagatatgactaaatcggtgtcatgataggctcatgagttgagccatggttgactaagatttagagcatgcaaacaaatgaagagttctttatacacctcaagatggtatgatagagcatgataagatacaaggttgaccaatacaaagaatgaagaatagattcaagtttggtcaacacatgaagcatgcagtcatgtggtatggtaaggcttgtcaattatgcttcatgaactaacccatcatgtgtccttgtgttgtctatatgggttaggtatcttttcatgggcatgcatcaaaagtgagatctcatatagcccatgagaggatgacatcaagttgtgattatcatcaaggttgagttgggtaagttcaagttgagcatctcaggaggatcacatgcttgaagctttccgttcatttagtgataatggacatgtgaagatgatcttcaatggagctttcccatcatggtgtatgggggagcatttgtgagttttcacgaagcaacaatgatcaagtaaggcattcaggCTTGAGtgcagcttgaagagttatcatcaagatcaagcgagatgcgcaaggcaaaggtatggccttgctaggttttccttttactggtctcaaagtggttgttgggagaccgggttataggatagatagccgcactatcaagaggggctttcggttaggtaacttgatcacatcgtcttagggagctcaaccctttgcatactttgcatatccctattacttcttggtatttctttgtgtgaggttcttgagctttttgctagctttacaacaagcccaagttcatcgaaaacggaatacgCATCCATCTTcttttgcgttttcgagtttggacgtcttcaccgtttcttgacggtgggagactcccctctctagtatcatctaaaaatatcccgtgaggagtctccatatttgttggggtctatttgtcgttatctttccaacaaaattggtttcatgtcaatcggagttcgggagcattttctattttaaagaaaaagaaaagatcttCAAGTGTCCTGCAGTCCGGTCCACAGTGCCGGGCATCCCGCCGGCCCGCCCGGTGGAAACCGGCTGCTGGGCTTGTGCACACCGGGCCTGGTTCAGGGGGTCTCCAGGCCCACGTCCGGCACCACGCCCGGTGGCTGCCGGACCGATCGGCCCAGCGCCCGGTCGATCGGCCGTCCCGCCGGTTGGGCCCCTTTGGCCTGATGCGCGGCCTGCTTACCCCGCCCGGCATGTCAGCCGGCGctgccggcctgtgcgccggcccGTCCGGCGCCCAGCCCGGTGGACCGGCCGGCTGGCCGGCTGGGTCATTTTTCTGCCTGTTTTATTCCCCAACGACTCTATTTTTTcttggactataaataggccttcttccaccttgggttggatgagttcttccactctctctcctcccttgttgactttgaagaactggccctatctcttgattccccctagatctacaatctccaccaatccatttctcctctaagtgagggaaaccctttggatctagatcttggagtcatttgttgattttctctttgttcttcctctttaatctcatcctagcatttgttgctttggtgggatttaagTGTGaaagatttgaacacctctagtgttcttgctttgcatcattgcatagagttgagctctccaccacgattagttcgagtgagagactgtgagcttgttactcttggagggagacctcctagttggcttggcggttggtgctccggtgatctcttcaaggaagattgtgaagagacctAGGATTCTCCttagtggagcttgtgaagtggttttggagcttaCCATctacggagtggaggaaaagctaaccataaggaaagggccattatcattcgtgggtttggctcggagaagaaggtgagcctttgtggcgttgagaAATCCTTCATGTGACCTTCACCTtttcaaacgtgacgtacctcttgcaaaggaaggaaacATGGTAATACATcttcatctccgcgtgcctcggttatttctatacccgagcttactttcctcgtgatagccatcgagtttgaagtatctattatatcttgctatcacttgttgttcatatatatatcatgtgcctatcttgcttagctttagttgttgttattgcacttagttgagcctagcacatTTAAGAtttgtgcttgtagaataaacatagTTTAATTCCGTATTCTTACAAGTTAAAtatgtaagagtttttaaacgcctattcaccccccctctagatgacatctcgtcctttcacaagGAGCTTGTGCGacagaggtggaggtggaggaacgaAATCCATGGAGAATAAACCCTAGTGAGAAGAGTGGCTAGGATTTAGACGGTGATGGAAGTGAAGTGAGGAGTCAAGGGAAAGCATCTCATCGTCCGCTCTCTCGAAGCGTGCAAACATGAGGCATGTTGTGTTTGCCCACACCTATCCACGAAAAATGGTAGGCATGCCTTCCGCGTCAATTTTCATGCTGCTTTAAAACTAATACCATGTAAAAAATATCTGCAGAACTATTTTTTGGCTAATAAATATAAAAAATACTTGCAAAGAAACAAAtacggacagagatttggtgcacatgagcaccagtgctctcggtttgaaaaaaatagaaaatatatttttaagtTTCAGAAAAAATCTAGGAAAAAATGCGCATGTAGTTAATGATGTATCCCATAAACGTGCAAAAAATCAactcaaatactttatattttaaggtatacaaaaataataaaagtgtAGATCTGAGTAGTACATTTTTAAATCTCTAAACATACCAGATTTTGTTTTTTATCCAGCCTAAAATGAAAAGAAGTTTAGGTTGAGATTTTTGAAGACTGTGAGATGTATTACTGAAAATTTCTAGAATTATTTAAATTTTTCATAACTTGCAAAATTATTTTTATACGATAAAAGCACTAAAGCTTGagagctaagggcatctccaaccgcgcgatccaaaccgcgcccgcgcgtccgtttgggtcgagccggacaaaaacgcggcccagcgcggggacgcaccgcaaaagcggacggccgcggcgtccggaacgacgcaaacccggcccaaatctgggctaggtttgcgtggccgcggatggcacgcgccgtccgctcgcgtccgggcgctggtcgcctcgtctccccggggcccacctgtcggcgacCGTGGGAGTCTATttaatggggactggaggggatctggccctccactccagtccccactccactccccgcagcgaaaccgccgccatggccaagcgacggttcgctttcgccaacgacgacgaagcgagcagcagccgccgtcgctgCGGGCTGCGGgaagaaaccgaggcggcctccacatcggagaggccgcccgcggcggtgcggcattgccgcaaccgccacctctcctgctcgagccgaagcccgagtcctcggaggaggacccggacctccgcgccgcgctgatgatctcggcggcggaggaggaggcgcaatggccgcacctccatgcggccattcgcacctccgagatggaggaggcggcccggcggaggtcgaggaggcggagggctgggagctctacgcccaggcccgccaggcgcgacgggaggaggaggaggcggcgcggcgggaggaggccaggcgccgcgctgaCGTGGAGCGCcgccaggagcagcggcggcaggaggacaggcgccgcgcggagcagtggcggcggcgcgggaggccgTGCGCCGCGCTCGGCAGAGAGGGAGcggcgcctcggggaggaggcgctgctccgtgcgccgccgcagcctcgggtggctccggacccccactcggcctgggaggaggccctgtggtctccgtggccggagtccccggcgcggtccagccacaacagcgcgtcgccgccggggacatcgtccacgacgacgacgtcgccgacgacgcccacaggggctaggcggcgcaccggcggccaccgcgccgccaaccaaaccctaatagagggttttttatattttagtttaaatttaaaagcccatataggggcttcttttgttagttttatttgcccaaaatagggctatgtacaaatttgcccaaaatagggcatatgttcaatgaaatatcgtttaaattcgcattttgtttttgttttcgtggTTCTCcggttatgcgatgcgtccgcgcgttgggcgcagcgcgcgacccaaacggacacgcggacgcggggcgctgtccgcgtgtccgggcggcgacccaaacggcccaaaacggacggcccagcgcgtccgtttgggtcgcgcggttggagatgccctccag encodes:
- the LOC124656171 gene encoding uncharacterized protein LOC124656171, with translation MEMNSDDSMSLSSESGWFSSDDSDIEELLQDDDVEMMSLLVDVQEIEDRAKLLDHRRGSVMGREYIYRNRGLGHEQLMRDYFAKEHPTYPPRLFRRRYRMRRSLFVKIVNDCEAASDYFKRHRSASGQWGFSAYQKISAAMRVLAYGVPADYTDEYLRIGVQTTTDSVRRFAKLVIRLYGDFYLRAPNEEDTKRLMEMNEKRGWPGMLGKLRSKWEGPYDMEEANPSSAVKLKGLSPSSSWVVNGQRLKHYIANKSGHRYKEYRPRRSSGSPTKLLVGKDVLKELEQRRSSPSVIAKLMGIDVLPPTYVAHNRHQEFKDVFEVSEELPPETVTKERSHHFPKGLPSLKRSAMKLKKLMPSKSPYGDEIFDNDADYRNGLDRLNSLEIDNPLFEKRPHDANYYPSRRHEKDTASSFRKYPEKKQAESVVMSKGRVSQHLLDTEDLNAARMKGERYLTSDANNSLSTRQEASLDQFNMVDMNNSGTSQGYASSDINSRQNKKSSPNSLHWKIFRKYEEGDVGSKTLAQMFALSDSERVKRNSDSRAQIQHNRLDRGKGHSKEGCFIVLPKHAPPSSLHSSLDRRSPSEGSPDSENFPNPSVSYDNGKFHFDSFLPKPRLKQIAGERQALEQRRPASPSLDDSRSHSWRLADNASTSDCINEKVLFTTDEGLIQESAKTSPSVFQLQFSREQKASSSPLQCGDYESISISNHAVLPKSRKSMEEFEQPSPVSILEPPTDEDGCSSGFFKNDLQDMPNVEKQIDHCRLRDEPEVSMSSDDDNDSSYQSLEAFQVEEDRDFSYLLDILICSGMIVTDWQLLCNSWHSPGFPVGPQVFERLERKYNKITSWSKSERKLLFDLANSVLSDVLAPCTNIHPWVDSIRRCQPIWGPEGPVEKVWQMMARQQEDLAIGHPDDKVLDSNWLEVGDDTYMVGKQISMILYGDLLEEVILEFLSRTVVAVR